A stretch of the Capsicum annuum cultivar UCD-10X-F1 chromosome 10, UCD10Xv1.1, whole genome shotgun sequence genome encodes the following:
- the LOC107843314 gene encoding probable protein S-acyltransferase 16 isoform X1: MKATRGCPFSFHVIAIAVAIAYVYFSTVFVFIDKWLGLWSSQGIFNAVMFSVITLFCIFSYTLAIYTDPGRVPSSFVPDIEDENMVREIKRKGGDLRYCQKCSLYKPPRAHHCRVCNRCVLRMDHHCVWMNNCVGHANYKIFFIFVLYAIIACIYSLVLLVGSVTVDSPMDNQQSEGSHRTVYIISALLLVPLSLALSVFLGWHVHLILQNKTTIEYQEGVRAMWLAEKGGHVYSHPYDLGAYENLISVLGPNAFCWVCPTTRHIGSGLLYRTPFEGSSISS, from the exons ATGAAAGCGACACGTGGCTGTCCATTCTCTTTCCACGTCATCGCCATCGCCGTAGCAATTGCATACGTTTACTTCTCCACTGTATTTGTATTCATTGATAAGTGGTTAGGACTTTGGTCTTCTCAGGGTATTTTTAACGCCGTCATGTTTTCCGTTATTACTCTCTTCTGCATATTCAGTTATACACTTGCTATCTACACTGATCCGGGTCGGGTTCCTAGCTCCTTTGTACCCGATATCGAAGACGAGAATATGGTTCGAGAGATCAAACGAAAG GGAGGGGATTTGAGATACTGCCAAAAGTGTTCCCTTTATAAGCCTCCACGTGCTCATCATTGTCGTGTATGTAATAGATGTGTACTGCGAATG GATCATCATTGTGTGTGGATGAATAATTGTGTGGGCCATGCAAACTACAAGATCTTCTTCATTTTCGTTTTATACGCCATTATTGCTTGCATATATTCCCTG GTTCTGCTTGTTGGGAGCGTAACTGTTGATTCTCCAATGGACAACCAGCAAAGTGAAGGTTCTCATAGAACAGTATAT ATAATTTCAGCGCTTCTACTGGTACCACTAAGCTTGGCGCTGAGTGTTTTTCTGGGTTGGCATGTGCACCTGATTTTGCAGAACAAGACAACCATTGAG TACCAAGAAGGTGTCAGAGCTATGTGGCTGGCTGAAAAGGGAGGTCATGTATATTCACATCCATATGATCTTGGTGCATATGAGAATTTGATATCC GTTCTAGGCCCAAATGCATTTTGCTGGGTGTGCCCCACAACAAGACATATCGGTTCTGGCCTTCTCTATCGGACACCATTTGAAGGCTCCTCGATATCAAGCTGA
- the LOC107843314 gene encoding probable protein S-acyltransferase 16 isoform X2: MKATRGCPFSFHVIAIAVAIAYVYFSTVFVFIDKWLGLWSSQGIFNAVMFSVITLFCIFSYTLAIYTDPGRVPSSFVPDIEDENMVREIKRKGGDLRYCQKCSLYKPPRAHHCRVCNRCVLRMDHHCVWMNNCVGHANYKIFFIFVLYAIIACIYSLVLLVGSVTVDSPMDNQQSEGSHRTVYIISALLLVPLSLALSVFLGWHVHLILQNKTTIEVSELCGWLKREVMYIHIHMILVHMRI, from the exons ATGAAAGCGACACGTGGCTGTCCATTCTCTTTCCACGTCATCGCCATCGCCGTAGCAATTGCATACGTTTACTTCTCCACTGTATTTGTATTCATTGATAAGTGGTTAGGACTTTGGTCTTCTCAGGGTATTTTTAACGCCGTCATGTTTTCCGTTATTACTCTCTTCTGCATATTCAGTTATACACTTGCTATCTACACTGATCCGGGTCGGGTTCCTAGCTCCTTTGTACCCGATATCGAAGACGAGAATATGGTTCGAGAGATCAAACGAAAG GGAGGGGATTTGAGATACTGCCAAAAGTGTTCCCTTTATAAGCCTCCACGTGCTCATCATTGTCGTGTATGTAATAGATGTGTACTGCGAATG GATCATCATTGTGTGTGGATGAATAATTGTGTGGGCCATGCAAACTACAAGATCTTCTTCATTTTCGTTTTATACGCCATTATTGCTTGCATATATTCCCTG GTTCTGCTTGTTGGGAGCGTAACTGTTGATTCTCCAATGGACAACCAGCAAAGTGAAGGTTCTCATAGAACAGTATAT ATAATTTCAGCGCTTCTACTGGTACCACTAAGCTTGGCGCTGAGTGTTTTTCTGGGTTGGCATGTGCACCTGATTTTGCAGAACAAGACAACCATTGAG GTGTCAGAGCTATGTGGCTGGCTGAAAAGGGAGGTCATGTATATTCACATCCATATGATCTTGGTGCATATGAGAATTTGA